One Rhizobiales bacterium GAS188 DNA window includes the following coding sequences:
- a CDS encoding amino acid/amide ABC transporter ATP-binding protein 2, HAAT family encodes MLLEVKSLTTTYQGLVALSDASIDVALGEIVVVAGANGAGKSTLLKTIAGMERARSGTVTFEGTRIEGLAAHLVTARGIAFVPENRRLFPRLSVADNLRLGSYMFRGKPDREAPIERVFTLFPRLKERLEQRAETLSGGEQQMLAIGRALMTRPKLLMLDEPSQGIMPKLVDEIFQAILATRAAGVTVLLVEQRISESLEIADRAFILQTGRVILSGPSSELRDNAEVRKAYLGM; translated from the coding sequence GTGCTGCTTGAGGTCAAATCGCTGACCACCACCTATCAGGGCCTCGTCGCCCTGTCGGACGCCTCGATCGACGTCGCGTTGGGCGAGATCGTGGTGGTGGCCGGCGCCAATGGGGCCGGCAAATCGACCCTGCTGAAGACGATCGCCGGCATGGAGCGGGCCCGCTCAGGGACCGTGACCTTCGAGGGCACGCGCATTGAGGGGTTGGCGGCGCATCTGGTCACGGCGCGCGGCATCGCCTTCGTGCCCGAGAACCGGCGCCTGTTCCCGCGTCTTTCGGTTGCCGATAATCTGCGGCTCGGCAGCTACATGTTCCGCGGCAAGCCCGATCGCGAGGCGCCGATCGAACGCGTCTTCACGCTGTTCCCGCGCCTGAAAGAGCGCCTCGAACAGCGCGCCGAGACGCTGTCTGGTGGCGAGCAGCAGATGCTGGCGATCGGCCGCGCCTTGATGACGCGTCCCAAGCTCCTCATGCTCGACGAGCCCTCGCAAGGCATCATGCCGAAGCTGGTCGACGAGATCTTCCAGGCGATCCTGGCGACGCGCGCCGCCGGCGTCACCGTGCTGTTGGTCGAGCAGCGCATTTCGGAGAGCCTCGAAATCGCCGATCGCGCCTTCATCCTGCAGACCGGTCGGGTGATCCTCTCCGGACCATCGAGCGAGCTTCGCGACAATGCCGAGGTGCGCAAGGCCTATCTCGGCATGTGA
- a CDS encoding amino acid/amide ABC transporter ATP-binding protein 1, HAAT family, protein MSAPLLEVRNVTRRFGGLVANSDVSMTVTKGEILGLIGPNGAGKSTLFNMIAGLYPPTEGRILFEGEDITEMSAPLRCALGIARTFQVVRSFDSMSVVENVIVGSLVRAKGATEARRKARRVLDQTGLTRRAEAPASELTPPEKRRLEIARALATEPKLLLLDEALTGLTPSEARDGVELVRQIREAGVTIVMVEHVMEVVMPLVDRAVVLNLGKVLAQGLPKDVVRDEAVIGAYLGDRHRAA, encoded by the coding sequence ATGAGCGCGCCCTTGCTCGAAGTGCGCAATGTGACGCGCCGCTTCGGCGGCCTCGTCGCCAATAGCGACGTGTCGATGACGGTGACGAAGGGCGAGATCCTCGGCCTGATCGGGCCGAACGGCGCCGGCAAGTCGACTCTCTTCAACATGATCGCCGGCCTCTATCCGCCGACCGAAGGACGGATACTCTTCGAAGGCGAAGACATCACCGAGATGAGCGCGCCGCTTCGCTGTGCGCTCGGCATCGCCCGCACCTTCCAGGTGGTGCGTAGCTTCGATTCGATGTCGGTCGTCGAGAACGTCATCGTCGGCAGCCTGGTGCGGGCCAAAGGTGCGACGGAGGCGCGCCGTAAGGCGCGGCGCGTGCTCGATCAGACCGGCCTCACCCGGCGCGCCGAAGCGCCGGCCTCCGAGCTCACTCCGCCCGAGAAGCGCCGGCTCGAGATCGCGCGTGCGCTCGCGACCGAGCCCAAACTGTTGCTGCTCGACGAGGCGCTGACCGGGCTGACGCCTTCCGAGGCCCGCGACGGCGTCGAGCTGGTGCGGCAGATCCGCGAAGCCGGCGTCACCATCGTCATGGTCGAGCATGTGATGGAGGTGGTCATGCCGCTCGTCGATCGCGCCGTCGTCCTCAATCTCGGCAAGGTCCTGGCGCAAGGCCTGCCTAAGGACGTGGTGCGCGACGAGGCCGTCATCGGCGCCTATCTCGGGGACCGCCACCGTGCTGCTTGA
- a CDS encoding amino acid/amide ABC transporter membrane protein 2, HAAT family has translation MVADAFARKRRAQLGIAAGVAVAVALLPLGLHDVYLQNVLILTLMYAALSQSWNILGGYCGQISLGHAIYFGIGAYASTLLYTHTGLTPWIGMLVGGALAAVIALILGYPFFRLRGHYFTIATIVVAETGLIAMINWDYAGGAQGIQIPYGPDSWLHLQFARDKLPYIYFALCFACITWFVTWLIEDSKWGYWWRAVKDNAEAAESLGVVVFRSKMAAAALSAFFTAVGGSFYAAFVSYIDPDSVMGFQFSLLIALPAVLGGIGTLWGPALGAAVLIPMTELTRSYFGGSGTGLDLIIYGVLIMVISLARPAGLASVFTGRRQAVAAPMSSPS, from the coding sequence ATGGTCGCGGATGCCTTCGCCCGGAAGCGGCGCGCCCAGCTCGGCATTGCGGCCGGTGTTGCCGTCGCCGTCGCGCTGCTGCCGCTCGGCCTCCATGACGTCTATCTGCAGAACGTGCTCATCCTCACCTTGATGTATGCGGCGCTGTCGCAGAGCTGGAACATATTGGGCGGCTATTGCGGGCAGATCTCGCTCGGCCATGCGATCTATTTCGGCATCGGCGCCTATGCGTCGACGCTGCTCTACACCCATACGGGCCTCACGCCGTGGATCGGCATGCTGGTCGGCGGGGCGCTGGCGGCGGTCATCGCCCTCATCCTCGGCTACCCGTTCTTCCGCCTGCGCGGCCATTATTTCACCATCGCCACGATCGTGGTGGCCGAAACCGGCCTGATCGCCATGATCAACTGGGACTATGCCGGCGGCGCCCAAGGCATCCAGATCCCTTATGGCCCCGATAGCTGGCTGCATCTGCAATTCGCCCGCGACAAGCTGCCCTATATCTATTTCGCGCTCTGCTTTGCCTGCATCACTTGGTTCGTCACCTGGCTGATCGAGGATTCGAAATGGGGCTATTGGTGGCGCGCCGTGAAGGACAATGCGGAGGCGGCCGAGAGCCTCGGCGTCGTCGTCTTCCGCTCCAAGATGGCGGCGGCCGCGCTCTCCGCTTTCTTCACTGCGGTCGGCGGCAGCTTCTATGCGGCCTTCGTGTCCTATATCGATCCAGACAGCGTGATGGGCTTCCAATTCTCGCTGCTGATCGCGCTGCCGGCGGTGCTCGGCGGCATCGGCACCTTATGGGGCCCGGCGCTCGGCGCGGCGGTGCTGATCCCCATGACCGAGCTGACCCGCAGCTATTTCGGCGGCTCCGGCACCGGGCTCGACCTGATCATCTATGGCGTGCTCATCATGGTGATCTCGCTTGCCCGGCCGGCCGGCCTCGCGAGCGTGTTCACCGGGCGGCGCCAGGCGGTCGCGGCCCCGATGAGCTCGCCCTCATGA